The following proteins are co-located in the Acidicapsa acidisoli genome:
- a CDS encoding amidohydrolase, producing MKLSLLTFRFVPGMLICTAFGATSLHAQQAASTTPMDLVLKNATVMTASHGTIERGSVWVHAGKIAEVGTSVNAPASAVVVDATGKWLTPGIIDPHSHSALSNDVNEATSPVTPSMMMIDAFDNRDKALYQALAGGVTTELLLHGSANMIGGQAVVIKNKFGMSRDAMLFPNAPGSIKFASGENPKRVYGSRNQLPSTRMGNFEVMRQSFEEAKSYMASWDAYNAKVAKKDTTAVAPKKDLKLEALADVLRGKLYVQIHCYRADEFLTEEAIAHEYGYKIRAFHHALEMYKVAGQIAPEGTAIATFTDWWGFKDEAWDAIPWNAVMSMRKGVRVALKSDSNDHIRRLNQEAGKMVHYGGATEDEAIRMVTQNPAWIIGVDDRVGSIDVGKDADLVIWNVDPLSTYARAEKVYIDGDLFFDSSVPGFGTPHFSGAMHDGGGFGSDDSDEDGE from the coding sequence GTGAAGTTAAGTCTCCTTACGTTCCGGTTTGTGCCCGGAATGCTGATTTGCACCGCATTTGGCGCGACTTCGCTGCATGCTCAGCAGGCTGCGTCAACGACTCCAATGGACCTTGTGCTGAAGAACGCTACGGTCATGACTGCCAGTCATGGCACGATTGAGCGCGGTTCGGTGTGGGTTCATGCCGGCAAGATCGCCGAGGTAGGAACTTCGGTCAATGCGCCTGCATCGGCGGTGGTTGTGGACGCCACCGGCAAGTGGCTGACGCCGGGCATCATCGATCCGCATTCCCACTCGGCGCTGAGCAATGACGTGAATGAGGCCACCAGTCCCGTAACTCCGAGCATGATGATGATCGACGCCTTCGACAATCGCGACAAGGCGCTGTATCAGGCTCTCGCTGGTGGTGTGACGACTGAATTGCTTTTGCACGGGTCAGCGAATATGATCGGCGGCCAGGCTGTTGTGATCAAGAACAAATTCGGCATGTCGCGCGATGCGATGCTGTTTCCGAATGCGCCTGGGTCGATCAAGTTTGCTTCCGGAGAGAATCCCAAACGTGTGTATGGAAGCCGCAATCAGTTGCCTTCAACGCGGATGGGGAACTTTGAGGTGATGCGTCAGTCGTTTGAAGAGGCCAAGTCGTATATGGCTAGTTGGGACGCCTATAACGCCAAGGTCGCGAAGAAAGATACGACGGCGGTTGCTCCCAAAAAGGACCTGAAACTGGAGGCGCTCGCGGATGTTCTACGCGGCAAGCTGTACGTGCAGATCCATTGCTATCGCGCCGACGAGTTCCTTACGGAAGAGGCTATCGCGCATGAGTACGGCTACAAGATTCGCGCCTTCCACCATGCGCTGGAGATGTACAAGGTAGCAGGGCAGATTGCGCCTGAGGGCACGGCGATTGCCACCTTTACCGACTGGTGGGGATTTAAGGACGAGGCATGGGATGCGATTCCGTGGAATGCGGTGATGAGCATGCGCAAGGGTGTGCGTGTGGCGCTGAAGAGTGATTCGAACGATCACATTCGCCGGCTGAACCAGGAAGCAGGCAAGATGGTGCATTATGGCGGAGCGACAGAAGACGAGGCGATTCGCATGGTCACTCAGAATCCGGCGTGGATTATTGGTGTGGATGACCGGGTCGGTTCGATTGACGTGGGCAAGGATGCTGATCTGGTGATCTGGAATGTCGATCCGTTGTCGACGTACGCGCGGGCAGAGAAGGTGTACATCGACGGCGATCTGTTTTTCGATAGCTCTGTGCCTGGCTTTGGCACGCCGCATTTCAGCGGCGCGATGCATGATGGCGGCGGTTTCGGGTCGGATGACTCAGATGAGGATGGCGAATAA
- a CDS encoding M20/M25/M40 family metallo-hydrolase, giving the protein MSSKFLRPISVACLVTTLALPLAAAAAAPTKSDKSKPAAVASDPYTEVQPATETLDLTAYQRIRDEGLNHSHVMEFASALMDGIGPRLTGSPNLKKANEWTRDTLTKVGLENAHLEDWGEFGLGWQQLNTWARMVTPDTAVLAVQATPWSPSTSGPVTGDVVYVNIQTEKDIDNYKGKLAGKIILFGAMREVPPVDKALFERYTDKELEDLAEFPVAAGAGGLTPEMQARLQARMERLRLIDKIAQFFADEKVAAVLEPSRDGKNGGGSGGTFFDDNGATLGRTPYIAEKRVKIPVAVAAIEGYGRLYRLTQAHVPVSVEIDVETKFTGEHEHGFDTVAEIPGTDPTLKDQVVMVGGHLDSWIAGTGATDNGAGTVVAMEVVRILKALNIKPRRTIRIALWTGEEEGLFGSKGYVTQHFGSAATSTAPDQLQLPEFMRRATGPLTVKPDQKLISGYFNIDNGTGKVRGIYTQGNVAIAPIFAQWIAPLKDLGVTTVTNRNTGGTDHLSFDAVGIPGFQFIQDDLDYESRTHHSNEDTVERLQPADLKQIAVVEAIFVYNAAQRDQMLPRKPLPQPELEEQKRKPIEGIFPGAETQK; this is encoded by the coding sequence ATGTCCTCGAAATTTCTTCGCCCCATTTCCGTGGCCTGCCTTGTCACGACACTAGCTTTGCCGCTCGCTGCTGCGGCGGCTGCACCAACCAAGTCCGACAAGAGCAAACCCGCCGCAGTTGCCTCCGATCCGTATACCGAAGTCCAGCCCGCAACGGAAACCCTCGACCTGACCGCCTACCAGCGCATTCGCGACGAAGGCCTGAACCACTCGCACGTGATGGAATTCGCCTCGGCACTCATGGACGGCATCGGGCCTCGTCTCACCGGCTCGCCCAATCTCAAAAAAGCCAACGAATGGACCCGCGATACGCTCACCAAGGTCGGCCTTGAGAACGCCCACCTCGAAGACTGGGGCGAGTTCGGCCTCGGCTGGCAACAGTTGAATACATGGGCGCGCATGGTGACGCCCGATACCGCGGTCCTCGCAGTGCAGGCGACTCCATGGTCTCCCTCCACTTCTGGCCCTGTCACCGGCGACGTTGTCTACGTAAACATCCAGACCGAAAAGGATATCGACAACTATAAAGGCAAGCTGGCCGGCAAAATCATCCTCTTCGGCGCTATGCGCGAAGTTCCCCCAGTGGATAAAGCCCTCTTCGAACGCTATACCGACAAGGAGCTTGAAGATCTAGCCGAGTTCCCGGTTGCCGCGGGCGCGGGCGGCCTCACTCCCGAAATGCAAGCCCGCCTGCAAGCCCGCATGGAGCGGCTTCGCCTCATCGACAAGATCGCGCAGTTCTTTGCCGACGAAAAGGTCGCGGCAGTCCTCGAACCAAGCCGCGACGGCAAGAATGGCGGGGGCTCCGGCGGAACATTCTTCGACGACAACGGCGCTACGCTCGGCCGCACCCCGTACATCGCCGAAAAGCGCGTGAAGATACCCGTAGCCGTGGCCGCAATCGAGGGCTACGGACGCCTGTACCGGCTCACGCAGGCCCATGTGCCCGTCTCCGTCGAGATTGATGTCGAAACCAAATTCACCGGCGAGCACGAACACGGCTTCGATACCGTCGCCGAGATTCCCGGCACCGACCCCACGCTCAAGGATCAGGTCGTGATGGTCGGTGGCCATCTCGATAGCTGGATCGCCGGCACCGGCGCCACAGACAACGGCGCAGGCACCGTCGTCGCAATGGAAGTTGTCCGCATTCTCAAGGCGCTGAACATCAAGCCCCGCCGTACCATCCGCATCGCACTCTGGACCGGCGAAGAAGAAGGCCTCTTCGGCTCCAAGGGCTACGTCACCCAGCACTTCGGCTCGGCGGCCACATCCACTGCGCCAGACCAGCTTCAACTGCCTGAGTTCATGCGCCGTGCGACAGGGCCGCTCACCGTGAAGCCGGATCAGAAGCTCATCTCAGGCTACTTCAACATCGACAACGGCACCGGCAAGGTTCGCGGCATCTACACACAGGGCAACGTCGCCATCGCACCCATCTTCGCGCAGTGGATCGCCCCGCTCAAAGACCTCGGCGTCACTACCGTCACCAACCGCAACACTGGCGGCACGGACCACCTGAGCTTCGATGCCGTCGGCATCCCCGGCTTCCAGTTCATTCAGGATGACCTCGACTACGAAAGCCGCACCCACCATTCCAACGAGGACACGGTTGAACGCCTTCAGCCTGCCGATCTGAAACAGATCGCCGTCGTCGAAGCGATCTTCGTCTACAACGCCGCCCAGCGCGACCAGATGCTGCCACGCAAGCCGCTTCCGCAGCCTGAGTTGGAAGAGCAGAAGCGCAAGCCTATCGAAGGCATTTTTCCAGGTGCTGAGACTCAGAAGTGA
- a CDS encoding adenylosuccinate synthase, whose product MRAKTAVVLGAQWGDEGKGKIVDVLSGQFAAVARYAGGHNAGHTVIIEGQKFVLQLIPCGVLRPNCKGVIGNGVVLDPIAFLKEVAKLRDLGVNVDGQLFVSNRAQVILPYHRMIELAAESAPGRQKIGTTSRGIGPAYEDKMARSGLRIVDLLNPKILQAHIENACQEKNAIAHALFGSEPIDPARMFDEYAAAAEQVRPFVTDTGNLLNKVIADGGSVMFEGAQGTMLDIDHGTYPFVTSSSATAGGAATGTGVGPTAIGTVIGVTKAYVTRVGEGPFPTEIHDDSAETLRARGNEYGAVTGRPRRCGWLDIPLLRYSNQVNGTEWLVVTKMDVLDELAEIPVCIGYEIDGKFTELVPADVQGLESIIPRYTTLKGWQQSTEGIREFEELPLAAQEYLRFQERESGAKIGMVSTGPDRDQTMILPGFADMLDSLN is encoded by the coding sequence ATGCGAGCGAAGACAGCGGTAGTGCTCGGCGCCCAATGGGGCGACGAAGGCAAGGGCAAGATTGTGGACGTGTTGAGCGGGCAGTTTGCGGCCGTGGCCCGCTACGCCGGCGGACATAACGCAGGACACACGGTCATCATTGAGGGCCAGAAGTTCGTACTCCAGCTCATCCCTTGCGGCGTCCTTCGGCCCAATTGCAAAGGGGTTATTGGCAACGGCGTCGTGCTAGACCCGATCGCCTTTCTGAAAGAAGTGGCCAAGCTGCGTGACCTGGGAGTCAATGTCGACGGCCAACTGTTCGTCTCCAATCGCGCCCAAGTCATCCTGCCCTATCACCGTATGATCGAACTGGCCGCTGAGAGCGCACCCGGACGGCAGAAGATCGGCACCACCAGCCGCGGTATCGGTCCGGCCTACGAAGACAAGATGGCGCGCAGCGGTCTTCGCATCGTCGATTTGCTCAACCCGAAGATCCTCCAGGCACATATCGAAAATGCCTGCCAGGAAAAGAACGCCATCGCCCACGCCCTCTTCGGCAGCGAGCCAATCGACCCGGCCAGAATGTTCGATGAATACGCCGCAGCAGCCGAGCAGGTCCGCCCATTCGTGACGGACACCGGCAACCTGCTCAACAAAGTCATTGCGGACGGCGGCAGCGTCATGTTCGAGGGCGCGCAGGGCACCATGCTCGACATTGACCACGGAACCTATCCATTCGTAACATCGTCGTCGGCGACCGCGGGCGGCGCGGCAACCGGGACCGGCGTAGGGCCAACAGCGATTGGCACCGTAATTGGGGTCACCAAGGCTTACGTCACTCGAGTCGGCGAAGGTCCGTTCCCGACTGAGATTCATGACGATTCCGCCGAGACGCTCCGCGCACGCGGCAACGAATACGGCGCCGTGACCGGACGGCCGAGGCGCTGCGGATGGCTCGATATTCCCCTGCTGCGCTATTCCAATCAGGTGAATGGCACGGAATGGCTAGTAGTGACGAAGATGGACGTTCTCGACGAATTGGCGGAGATCCCCGTGTGCATCGGATACGAGATCGACGGCAAGTTTACCGAATTAGTTCCGGCGGATGTTCAGGGTCTCGAATCCATCATTCCCCGGTACACTACGCTGAAAGGGTGGCAGCAGTCGACCGAAGGCATCCGCGAATTCGAGGAGCTTCCTCTCGCAGCGCAGGAATATCTTCGCTTCCAGGAGCGTGAAAGCGGAGCCAAGATCGGAATGGTTTCTACCGGTCCGGATCGCGACCAGACTATGATTCTGCCAGGCTTCGCCGACATGCTGGATTCTTTGAACTAG
- a CDS encoding putative quinol monooxygenase — MVSFTVRLKFAADERAEIAETLRLLAEASRKEPGCVSYIPHQVEGDPDTVVIYEQYRDAKALAAHRASEHFQKHAVGGLYQRMRERSVENLTALG, encoded by the coding sequence ATGGTCAGTTTCACAGTCCGTCTTAAATTCGCCGCCGACGAGCGTGCTGAGATTGCCGAAACCCTGCGCCTATTGGCCGAGGCCTCCCGCAAGGAGCCCGGCTGCGTCAGCTACATCCCGCATCAGGTTGAGGGTGACCCCGATACTGTCGTAATTTACGAACAGTATCGCGACGCCAAGGCGCTGGCGGCTCACCGGGCTTCCGAGCACTTCCAAAAGCACGCGGTCGGTGGCCTGTACCAGCGAATGCGCGAACGGTCCGTAGAGAACCTGACAGCGCTGGGTTAA
- the folP gene encoding dihydropteroate synthase, giving the protein MLQLGSRTLVMGVVNVTPDSFSDGGLYLDTDLAISHALRLLDEGADLLDLGAESTRPDSHAGEIGSAAVSAEEEQARLLPVLEGVMKARPEAVISVDTYKSATARAAVNAGAQIVNDVSGFTWDSQMAATCVELACGVVLMHTLGMPEEWKTQPALERESVLSLVRDGLLASLRAALDAGIPRGAIVLDPGYGFGKRFDENYDLLARQSELLSLGCPLLAGVSRKSFLVRTLAESKMYSGQRVTEEARETASIAALAAAILHGASIVRVHQVKAAVEAAAIADAVLAAR; this is encoded by the coding sequence ATGCTGCAGCTGGGCTCTCGTACGCTTGTTATGGGCGTGGTGAATGTCACTCCCGATTCGTTTTCGGACGGAGGATTGTATCTCGACACTGATCTCGCGATAAGCCACGCACTGCGGTTGCTTGACGAGGGAGCGGATTTGCTGGATCTGGGCGCTGAGAGTACCCGACCGGACTCGCACGCGGGTGAGATCGGAAGTGCGGCCGTCAGTGCCGAAGAGGAACAGGCGCGGCTGTTGCCGGTGTTGGAGGGCGTGATGAAGGCGCGGCCTGAGGCCGTTATTTCCGTCGATACTTACAAGTCTGCGACGGCTCGTGCCGCAGTGAATGCAGGTGCGCAAATCGTAAACGATGTGAGCGGATTTACGTGGGACTCGCAGATGGCGGCGACCTGCGTGGAGTTGGCCTGCGGTGTGGTGCTGATGCATACGCTGGGGATGCCGGAGGAGTGGAAGACTCAGCCCGCGTTGGAGCGGGAGTCGGTGTTGTCGCTGGTGCGCGATGGGCTTCTCGCCAGCTTGCGAGCGGCCCTGGACGCGGGGATTCCTCGGGGGGCGATCGTGCTTGACCCAGGGTATGGATTCGGCAAACGGTTCGATGAGAACTACGATTTGCTTGCAAGGCAGTCGGAACTGCTTTCGCTGGGGTGTCCGCTGCTTGCGGGAGTTTCGCGCAAGTCGTTTCTGGTGCGGACGCTTGCGGAGTCGAAGATGTATTCGGGGCAGCGGGTGACTGAGGAAGCTCGTGAGACGGCGAGCATTGCCGCGCTGGCGGCTGCGATTCTGCACGGGGCTTCAATAGTGCGCGTGCATCAGGTAAAAGCGGCCGTGGAGGCCGCGGCCATTGCTGATGCGGTGCTGGCTGCGCGCTGA
- a CDS encoding nuclear transport factor 2 family protein: MPAHHCLRSAFPTRTPARSLVRSAVWSAIRSLTPILLLLSGLTAQTMEAAPAPVPRAQRHEYRHEIDQLEDAWRAAMLKGNSAAMESLLADDYTAITAKGAIQTKEQALNNLKSGAFQLRSLSISDRKVRIYGTTAVVTSLAELTGSRNDQDVTGRYRYTRVYVRNPQGQWKIVSFEASRIQETPDRK, from the coding sequence ATGCCCGCACATCATTGCCTCCGAAGCGCGTTCCCGACCCGGACTCCTGCCCGGTCCCTGGTCAGGTCAGCGGTCTGGTCAGCGATCAGATCTCTGACTCCAATCCTGCTGTTGCTCTCCGGCCTGACGGCGCAGACGATGGAAGCGGCTCCCGCGCCTGTGCCTCGGGCTCAGCGGCACGAGTATCGCCATGAAATCGATCAGTTGGAGGACGCCTGGCGCGCGGCCATGCTTAAGGGCAACAGTGCCGCCATGGAGTCTTTGCTCGCCGACGATTACACCGCGATCACAGCCAAAGGCGCCATCCAGACCAAGGAACAGGCGCTCAACAACCTCAAGTCAGGAGCGTTCCAACTCAGGTCTCTTTCGATCTCCGACCGTAAGGTACGCATCTATGGGACCACCGCCGTTGTTACCTCCCTGGCGGAGTTGACCGGAAGTCGAAATGATCAGGACGTAACAGGAAGGTACCGTTACACACGGGTCTATGTGCGCAATCCACAGGGCCAATGGAAAATTGTCAGCTTCGAGGCCAGCCGAATTCAGGAAACTCCAGACCGAAAATAG
- a CDS encoding acyltransferase family protein encodes MTQTGNVLGALDSGLDKKPDRLSDQRLDISFDQGLTSKMMQRIRPKSENRPEKIHALTSLRFFAALLVVFYHTLWTAIPSLTHASILGRMLSLGFLSVSFFFLLSGYILGAVYLRGERPVRKSSFYAARFARIYPLFFLTLVVDTPTLLTERIAHYGWHSAVIKTTVTFFANIVMLQAWIPNLRGIDNPNWSLSVETIFYLLFPFIGIWIWKLSGRKVWIVATTIWVASQLFTYLAAPHLPTAVIELNPLIHLPTFALGIFVARWQSIHREHRKSAANESREVALALLFALIGIVAVVHWFPHLSIDTLGNGMMVPIFACLIWAFSANRILPAKILSAKWMVVLGEASFGLYLIHIPAYHLFEALQWQKIPALYPVYLGASIGLSVVSFYWIETPSRKWILNRLQARSKETMEVASDAQ; translated from the coding sequence ATGACCCAAACAGGCAACGTGCTCGGTGCCCTCGATTCTGGACTGGATAAGAAGCCAGATAGACTTTCCGATCAGCGCCTCGACATATCATTCGACCAAGGACTCACTTCAAAGATGATGCAAAGAATTCGTCCGAAATCGGAGAACAGACCTGAGAAAATTCACGCCCTTACGTCACTCCGTTTCTTTGCCGCATTGCTCGTCGTGTTCTACCACACGCTATGGACGGCAATTCCATCATTGACCCACGCCAGCATATTAGGGCGCATGCTTTCCCTCGGCTTTCTTTCGGTAAGCTTCTTCTTTCTCCTTTCCGGCTATATCTTGGGAGCGGTCTACTTGCGCGGCGAACGGCCAGTGCGCAAGAGCAGTTTTTACGCAGCTAGATTTGCGCGCATTTACCCACTCTTCTTTCTCACACTTGTAGTCGATACGCCAACTCTGCTCACGGAGCGCATCGCTCATTATGGTTGGCATTCCGCAGTTATAAAGACCACAGTCACTTTCTTCGCCAACATCGTAATGCTCCAGGCCTGGATTCCCAATCTTCGGGGAATTGACAATCCTAACTGGTCCTTGTCCGTTGAAACGATTTTCTATCTCCTCTTTCCTTTCATCGGAATCTGGATTTGGAAACTAAGCGGAAGGAAAGTATGGATCGTCGCAACGACTATATGGGTTGCGAGTCAATTATTTACCTATCTGGCCGCTCCTCACCTGCCGACGGCTGTGATTGAGCTCAACCCGCTGATACATCTGCCAACTTTTGCTCTAGGAATATTTGTAGCTAGGTGGCAATCAATCCACCGAGAGCATCGAAAGTCCGCTGCAAATGAATCTCGGGAAGTCGCGCTGGCCCTGCTTTTCGCGCTGATCGGCATCGTTGCGGTCGTCCATTGGTTTCCGCATCTGTCCATCGATACGCTGGGCAACGGCATGATGGTGCCAATCTTTGCCTGCCTGATCTGGGCATTTTCGGCCAATCGAATCCTCCCAGCCAAAATACTAAGCGCAAAGTGGATGGTTGTTCTTGGGGAAGCCAGCTTCGGACTTTACCTGATCCACATACCTGCCTATCACCTCTTTGAAGCACTGCAATGGCAAAAGATACCCGCTTTATACCCCGTCTATCTCGGAGCCTCGATTGGACTCTCGGTAGTTAGTTTCTATTGGATCGAGACCCCTTCGCGAAAGTGGATTCTGAACCGCCTGCAAGCTCGTTCAAAGGAAACCATGGAAGTTGCTTCCGATGCACAATAA
- a CDS encoding amidohydrolase family protein: MMHSSKSASLFLLPAVVLSGALAYAQGNDLARTSPKQSGTLVISGGKLLTVSHGTIDNGVLIVVDGKITAVGAAGKVEVPKDATVVDARGLTVYPGLIDPDTTLGLTEVAADQNSNDLSEPSDEIMPHMHVADAFHAETELIPVARLNGVTNAVVAPGTEDSVAGQDIFIQLAGRNRDAMILGRDVALAMNYGADQRRRGSRGNGGRGEYPSTRMGLITQLRQSLLDAQHYEVSRDAAAKKPDKPAVASADKAADNSADKSDKPFQRDLKLEALLPYLHGERPVVVGVYEAYDVESIMKVAQEFHLKVILNHVTHTQEILDEIAAWKVPVIVGPIYDFPAANERYDAVYTLPAELQKRGVKIAISSSEAGGPGGAHTVRNLPYSAGFAVAYGLPYDEALKAITLNVAEMFGFGDKLGSLDAGKTANIVLANGDPLDVRTDVKQVYIEGVAQPMVSRQTILRDEYSK; encoded by the coding sequence ATGATGCATAGCTCAAAGAGTGCTTCTTTGTTTCTACTTCCCGCTGTCGTTCTTTCTGGCGCGCTTGCGTACGCACAAGGCAATGATTTGGCCCGGACTTCGCCGAAGCAGAGCGGTACGCTGGTGATTTCAGGCGGTAAACTGCTCACCGTCAGTCATGGCACGATCGACAACGGCGTGCTGATCGTCGTCGACGGCAAGATCACCGCAGTCGGCGCTGCCGGTAAGGTTGAGGTTCCGAAAGATGCCACGGTTGTCGATGCGCGTGGGCTCACGGTGTATCCGGGCCTCATCGATCCGGATACGACGCTGGGGCTGACCGAGGTGGCTGCGGACCAGAACAGCAACGATCTCTCGGAACCCTCCGACGAAATCATGCCGCACATGCACGTTGCGGATGCCTTCCATGCCGAGACGGAATTGATTCCCGTAGCGCGGTTGAATGGCGTAACCAATGCCGTGGTTGCGCCAGGCACGGAGGATTCCGTTGCCGGGCAGGATATTTTCATTCAACTAGCGGGGCGAAACCGCGATGCGATGATTCTTGGACGCGACGTGGCCCTGGCCATGAACTACGGCGCGGACCAGCGGCGGCGAGGCAGTCGAGGGAATGGGGGCAGAGGGGAATATCCCTCGACGCGGATGGGGCTGATTACTCAGCTTCGGCAAAGCCTGCTCGATGCGCAGCACTATGAGGTCAGTAGAGATGCTGCGGCGAAGAAGCCTGATAAGCCGGCTGTGGCTTCGGCGGACAAAGCGGCCGACAATTCAGCAGACAAGTCCGACAAGCCTTTTCAAAGGGATCTGAAACTGGAGGCATTGCTGCCCTATCTGCATGGCGAACGGCCTGTCGTCGTGGGCGTTTACGAGGCCTACGATGTCGAAAGCATTATGAAGGTGGCGCAGGAGTTTCATCTCAAGGTGATCCTGAATCACGTAACACATACTCAGGAGATTCTTGACGAGATCGCGGCGTGGAAGGTACCTGTGATCGTCGGTCCGATCTACGATTTTCCCGCAGCCAACGAACGCTATGACGCAGTCTATACACTGCCCGCAGAACTACAGAAGCGGGGAGTGAAAATAGCCATCTCATCGAGTGAGGCCGGCGGTCCAGGCGGCGCTCACACGGTTCGTAATCTGCCTTATTCTGCTGGATTTGCTGTGGCCTACGGACTGCCGTATGACGAAGCGCTCAAGGCAATTACGCTGAATGTCGCTGAAATGTTTGGCTTTGGCGATAAACTGGGGTCGCTGGATGCCGGCAAGACGGCAAACATTGTCCTCGCCAACGGAGATCCGCTGGATGTGCGCACCGACGTGAAGCAGGTGTATATCGAAGGGGTCGCTCAGCCGATGGTGAGCCGCCAAACCATTCTGCGCGACGAATACAGCAAGTGA
- the pgi gene encoding glucose-6-phosphate isomerase, whose amino-acid sequence MTQSITPLKQLPAWQALEAHAESLRGTHLRQLFADDPTRGERLNAEAAGIFLDYSKHRITDETLKLFLQLAEQAGLRKHIDAMFHGDKINITENRAVLHTALRAPRTASIVVDGENVVPEVHAVLDKMAAFADSIRSGAWTGHTGKPIRNIVNIGIGGSDLGPVMAYEALRHYSDRDLTFRFVSNVDGTDFAEATHDLDPEETLFIVASKTFTTLETMTNAHTARVWSLAKLHEHAAVAKHFVAVSTNAAEVSKFGIDTANMFGFWDWVGGRYSMDSAIGLSTMVAIGPDNFRSLLAGFHEMDEHFRTAPFEKNLPALMGFLAIWYNNFFDAQTVAVLPYDQYLKRFPAYLQQLTMESNGKHVTLDGRVTDYQTGPIFWGEPGTNGQHSFYQLIHQGTKLIPCDFIGFYKSLNPLGRHHDLLMSNVFAQAEALAFGKTAEELRAEGIADWLVPHKTFEGNRPSSTILTEKMTPSTLGKLVALYEHSVFVQGAIWQIDSFDQWGVELGKVLAVRIIPELEAEAEPALKHDSSTNALIKRYRSNKRKHS is encoded by the coding sequence ATGACACAGAGCATTACACCGTTGAAGCAGTTGCCTGCCTGGCAGGCGCTCGAAGCACACGCGGAATCTTTGCGCGGCACCCATCTTCGTCAGCTTTTTGCAGACGACCCCACGCGCGGAGAGCGTCTCAACGCAGAAGCTGCCGGCATCTTTCTGGACTACTCCAAGCATCGCATCACCGATGAAACCCTGAAGCTCTTCTTACAGCTAGCCGAGCAAGCTGGCCTACGCAAGCACATCGACGCCATGTTCCACGGCGACAAAATCAACATCACGGAAAATCGCGCAGTTCTGCATACTGCCCTGCGCGCACCCAGAACAGCATCGATCGTCGTCGATGGCGAGAATGTAGTTCCCGAAGTGCACGCGGTGCTCGACAAGATGGCCGCCTTCGCCGACAGCATCCGCAGCGGCGCCTGGACAGGCCACACCGGCAAGCCCATCCGCAACATCGTAAACATCGGCATCGGAGGTTCCGACCTCGGCCCGGTCATGGCCTACGAAGCACTCCGCCATTACAGCGACCGCGACCTGACCTTCCGCTTTGTATCCAATGTCGACGGCACCGATTTCGCCGAAGCAACACATGATCTCGATCCCGAAGAAACACTCTTCATCGTCGCTTCCAAGACCTTCACCACCCTTGAAACAATGACCAATGCGCACACCGCACGCGTCTGGTCCCTGGCCAAGCTACACGAACACGCCGCAGTCGCAAAGCACTTTGTCGCTGTCTCCACCAACGCCGCAGAAGTGTCGAAGTTCGGCATCGATACAGCCAATATGTTCGGTTTCTGGGACTGGGTCGGTGGCCGCTATTCGATGGATTCCGCAATTGGTCTTTCGACCATGGTCGCCATCGGCCCCGATAACTTCCGCTCGCTGCTTGCCGGCTTCCACGAGATGGACGAGCACTTCCGCACCGCGCCCTTCGAAAAAAATCTTCCCGCGCTGATGGGCTTTCTGGCCATCTGGTACAACAACTTTTTCGATGCCCAGACAGTCGCCGTCCTGCCCTATGATCAGTACCTCAAGCGCTTCCCTGCCTATCTGCAGCAACTTACCATGGAAAGCAACGGCAAGCACGTAACTCTTGACGGCCGAGTTACCGACTATCAGACCGGTCCTATCTTCTGGGGCGAGCCAGGCACCAACGGCCAGCACTCCTTCTATCAGCTCATCCATCAGGGGACCAAGCTGATTCCCTGCGACTTCATTGGCTTCTATAAGTCGCTCAATCCACTCGGCCGGCATCATGACCTGCTCATGTCCAATGTCTTCGCCCAGGCCGAGGCGCTCGCTTTCGGCAAGACCGCGGAAGAATTGCGTGCTGAGGGCATCGCCGACTGGCTCGTTCCGCACAAGACCTTCGAAGGCAACCGCCCATCCTCAACCATCCTGACGGAAAAGATGACCCCGAGCACGCTGGGTAAGCTGGTCGCGCTCTACGAACACAGCGTCTTTGTTCAGGGAGCTATCTGGCAGATCGACTCGTTCGATCAGTGGGGCGTCGAGTTAGGCAAAGTCCTTGCGGTTCGAATCATCCCCGAGCTTGAAGCAGAAGCGGAGCCGGCTCTCAAGCATGATAGCTCCACTAACGCGCTCATCAAGCGCTACCGCAGCAACAAACGCAAGCATTCGTAA